From Cellulomonas dongxiuzhuiae, the proteins below share one genomic window:
- a CDS encoding DUF72 domain-containing protein: MGVRVGLCGWTVSQASYVRRFPVVEVQHTFYEPPSDAVLMRWRAQVPAGFEFTIKAWQIVTHESNSPTYRRMKQPLPDSARGQVGAFRTTPPVLAGWQRTLECARILQATAVLLQCPKSFRPTADNVGRLRSFMAQVERPTARLLWEPRGEWPTQLLAELCAELDLVHVVDPMQTETVTPEQTYYRLHGTTGSRHVHSDDELRRLRDMVDGRPAPYVMFNNLPRVGDAERFLALL; the protein is encoded by the coding sequence ATGGGTGTTCGCGTAGGGCTGTGTGGTTGGACCGTCTCCCAGGCGTCGTACGTACGTCGCTTCCCCGTCGTCGAGGTGCAGCACACGTTCTACGAACCGCCGTCCGACGCCGTGCTGATGCGCTGGCGAGCCCAGGTGCCGGCCGGTTTCGAGTTCACGATCAAGGCGTGGCAGATCGTCACCCACGAGTCCAACAGCCCCACCTACCGGCGGATGAAGCAGCCTCTACCGGACAGCGCACGTGGCCAGGTCGGAGCATTCCGCACCACGCCGCCGGTCCTCGCGGGATGGCAGCGGACCCTCGAGTGCGCCCGGATCCTGCAGGCCACCGCCGTCCTGCTGCAGTGTCCGAAGAGCTTTCGCCCGACGGCTGACAACGTCGGACGGCTGCGCAGCTTCATGGCGCAGGTGGAGCGGCCGACGGCGCGGCTGCTGTGGGAACCTCGAGGTGAGTGGCCCACGCAACTGCTCGCGGAGCTGTGCGCCGAGCTGGATCTCGTGCACGTCGTCGACCCGATGCAGACCGAGACCGTGACGCCCGAGCAGACCTACTACCGTCTGCACGGTACGACGGGCTCGCGGCACGTCCACTCCGATGACGAGCTGCGCCGGCTGCGGGACATGGTCGACGGACGACCGGCGCCCTACGTCATGTTCAACAACCTCCCCCGCGTCGGCGATGCGGAGCGGTTCCTCGCACTGCTCTGA
- a CDS encoding histidine phosphatase family protein, producing the protein MRLLLLRHGQTQSNVRGLVDTAIPGPGLTALGERQAAAVPAALEGRRIDAIAISTLLRTALTAAPLADRLNLAPTTYDGLREVDAGDLEMSSGHEAHQAYISTVFAWARGDTHRRMPGGPDGATFLARFDDAVAQVVSAGGSTAVVVSHGAAIRCWAAARVAGLDVDDVERTSLDNTGAIEIDGDPAGGWRLVAWSTDPLGGPTLRDDAGDDPTGEPLDA; encoded by the coding sequence ATGCGTCTCTTGCTGCTGCGGCACGGCCAGACCCAGTCGAACGTGCGAGGACTCGTCGACACCGCCATCCCGGGCCCGGGGCTCACCGCGCTGGGCGAGCGCCAGGCCGCTGCGGTACCGGCGGCGCTGGAGGGCCGCCGCATCGACGCGATCGCGATCTCGACCCTGCTGCGCACGGCGCTCACCGCGGCCCCGCTCGCGGATCGGCTGAACCTCGCGCCGACGACCTACGACGGGCTGCGGGAGGTGGACGCCGGCGACCTGGAGATGTCCAGCGGTCACGAGGCGCACCAGGCCTACATCTCGACGGTGTTCGCCTGGGCGCGCGGCGACACGCACCGGCGCATGCCGGGCGGGCCCGACGGTGCGACGTTCCTGGCGCGGTTCGACGACGCCGTCGCGCAGGTCGTCTCCGCGGGCGGGAGCACCGCGGTCGTGGTCTCGCACGGAGCCGCGATCCGGTGCTGGGCGGCCGCCCGTGTCGCGGGTCTCGACGTCGACGACGTCGAGCGGACCTCGCTGGACAACACCGGTGCGATCGAGATCGACGGCGACCCGGCCGGCGGATGGCGGCTCGTCGCGTGGTCGACCGACCCTCTGGGCGGCCCGACGCTGCGCGACGACGCGGGCGACGATCCGACCGGCGAGCCACTCGACGCGTGA
- the nirB gene encoding nitrite reductase large subunit NirB: MTRRRRGDDGRRDLVVVGNGMAGARAVEEILERGGASQFRITMFGEEPYGNYNRIMLSNVLAGLESEDAIFLNSMAWYDENEITLHAGVRVARIDRHARTVRADDGSRTPYDALVMATGSSAFVPDIPGMRTAGRGFHQGVFRFRTLDDTRAMIRYARTHKQAVVIGGGLLGLEAARGLQTHGVDVTVVHGPGHLMNQQLDPAGGYVLRRGVEALGISVVTSARTVKVLGETEITGVQLGDGRVLPCDMVVVAAGIRANSSIAAASGFLVERGIVVDDQMHALDDQGTPDPTVFAVGECVQHRDQVYGLVAPLWEQARVLADVLTGTDPSAQYHGSRTATKLKVAGIDVASMGITAPERPDDDHIVISEPRRGLYKSVVVRDDRLVGATLVGDLEKVAPLIQAFDRGSPLPEDRIALLFDLGTAPAAVGVAELPDETTVCNCNGVSKGTIAACVRGGVASVTGVMDATRAGKGCGSCKTLVGQVVEWAAGGTLEVDESASWYVPGVPYAKAELVALIREQELRSVSAVFAALAPGGVEDAKSKMGLSSLLRTLWGAAVVDERDGRFINDRVHANIQRDGTFSVVPQMKGGVTSADQLRRIADVADKHRIPLIKLTGGQRIDLLGVPKQDLPKVWADLDMPSGYAYGKSFRTVKTCVGSDFCRFGLGDSTALGIAIETRYQGLDSPAKIKLAVSGCPRNCAESYVKDVGVVAVDGGRWEIWVGGAAGAHIRKGDLLTTVDTPQEVMTLTGRFIQYYRETANWLERTYAWVPRLGIEHVRAVVVDDSEGIAAELDAAVQASVDAYSDPWKERDDPAEPGQFRTALPLTVLPQVPVR, encoded by the coding sequence GTGACCCGGCGCCGGCGCGGGGACGACGGTCGGCGCGACCTCGTCGTCGTGGGCAACGGCATGGCGGGTGCGCGCGCCGTGGAGGAGATCCTCGAGCGCGGCGGCGCCTCGCAGTTCCGGATCACGATGTTCGGCGAGGAGCCGTACGGCAACTACAACCGCATCATGCTCTCGAACGTCCTGGCCGGCCTCGAGAGCGAGGACGCGATCTTCCTCAACTCGATGGCCTGGTACGACGAGAACGAGATCACGCTGCACGCCGGCGTGCGGGTGGCGCGCATCGACCGGCACGCCCGCACCGTCCGCGCCGACGACGGCAGCCGCACACCGTACGACGCGCTCGTCATGGCGACCGGCAGCAGCGCGTTCGTCCCCGACATCCCTGGCATGCGCACGGCCGGGCGCGGCTTCCACCAGGGCGTGTTCCGGTTCCGCACACTGGACGACACCCGCGCGATGATCCGGTACGCGCGCACCCACAAGCAGGCGGTCGTCATCGGCGGCGGCCTGCTCGGTCTCGAGGCGGCCCGCGGGCTGCAGACCCACGGTGTCGACGTCACGGTCGTGCACGGCCCCGGTCACCTGATGAACCAGCAGCTCGACCCCGCGGGCGGGTACGTCCTGCGGCGCGGCGTCGAGGCTCTCGGGATCTCGGTGGTGACGTCGGCCCGGACGGTCAAGGTGCTCGGGGAGACGGAGATCACGGGTGTGCAGCTGGGCGACGGACGCGTCCTGCCGTGCGACATGGTCGTGGTGGCGGCCGGCATCCGGGCCAACTCGTCGATCGCGGCCGCCAGCGGGTTCCTGGTGGAGCGTGGCATCGTCGTCGACGACCAGATGCACGCGCTCGACGACCAGGGCACGCCCGACCCGACCGTGTTCGCCGTCGGTGAGTGCGTGCAGCACCGGGACCAGGTCTACGGTCTCGTCGCGCCGCTGTGGGAGCAGGCGCGGGTCCTCGCGGACGTGCTCACGGGCACCGACCCGTCGGCGCAGTACCACGGCTCCCGCACCGCCACGAAGCTGAAGGTCGCGGGCATCGACGTCGCGTCGATGGGCATCACGGCGCCCGAGCGTCCCGACGACGACCACATCGTCATCTCCGAGCCGCGACGCGGGCTGTACAAGAGCGTGGTGGTCCGCGACGACCGCCTGGTCGGTGCGACGCTCGTCGGCGACCTCGAGAAGGTCGCTCCCCTCATCCAGGCGTTCGACCGCGGTTCGCCGTTGCCCGAGGACCGGATCGCGCTGCTGTTCGACCTGGGCACGGCGCCCGCCGCGGTGGGCGTGGCCGAGCTTCCCGACGAGACCACCGTGTGCAACTGCAACGGCGTGAGCAAGGGGACGATCGCGGCGTGCGTCCGCGGCGGAGTCGCTTCCGTCACGGGCGTCATGGACGCGACCCGCGCAGGCAAGGGCTGCGGGTCCTGCAAGACGCTCGTGGGGCAGGTCGTGGAGTGGGCGGCGGGCGGCACGCTCGAGGTCGACGAGTCCGCCTCCTGGTACGTACCCGGCGTCCCCTACGCCAAGGCCGAGCTCGTGGCGCTCATCCGCGAGCAGGAGCTGCGCTCGGTGTCGGCCGTGTTCGCGGCGCTCGCGCCCGGCGGCGTCGAGGACGCGAAGTCGAAGATGGGACTGAGCTCGTTGCTGCGCACCCTCTGGGGCGCGGCGGTCGTCGACGAGCGCGACGGGCGCTTCATCAACGACCGGGTGCACGCCAACATCCAGCGTGACGGCACGTTCTCGGTGGTCCCGCAGATGAAGGGCGGGGTCACGTCGGCCGACCAGCTGCGCCGCATCGCCGACGTCGCGGACAAGCACAGGATCCCGCTGATCAAGCTCACCGGTGGCCAGCGGATCGACCTGCTCGGCGTGCCCAAGCAGGATCTGCCGAAGGTCTGGGCGGACCTCGACATGCCGTCCGGGTACGCGTACGGGAAGTCCTTCCGGACGGTCAAGACGTGCGTCGGCAGCGACTTCTGCCGGTTCGGGCTCGGCGACTCGACCGCGCTCGGCATCGCGATCGAGACCCGGTACCAGGGACTGGATAGCCCGGCCAAGATCAAGCTCGCCGTGTCGGGCTGTCCGCGCAACTGCGCGGAGTCCTACGTCAAGGACGTCGGGGTCGTGGCCGTCGACGGTGGTCGCTGGGAGATCTGGGTGGGCGGCGCCGCCGGTGCGCACATCCGCAAGGGTGACCTGCTCACGACGGTCGACACCCCGCAGGAGGTCATGACGCTCACCGGTCGTTTCATCCAGTACTACCGCGAGACGGCGAACTGGCTCGAGCGGACCTACGCGTGGGTGCCCCGGCTCGGGATCGAGCACGTGCGTGCGGTCGTGGTGGACGACAGCGAGGGGATCGCAGCGGAGCTCGACGCCGCCGTGCAGGCCTCCGTGGACGCCTACAGCGATCCGTGGAAGGAGCGCGACGACCCCGCTGAACCCGGCCAGTTCCGCACCGCGCTGCCGCTGACCGTCCTGCCGCAGGTCCCGGTCCGATGA
- a CDS encoding NAD-dependent epimerase/dehydratase family protein, with protein sequence MALRALFIGGTGIISTEAARRAVAEGVEVTLLNRGRSSTRAVPDGARVLHADVRDPESVRAALGDLEFDAVVEFTAFTPEHVQADLDLFTGRTGQYVFISSASAYQTPPTHLPVVESTPLRNPFWQYSRNKIACEDLLVRAYRDTGLPMTIVRPSHTYDATLVPMDGGWTVVDRMRRGLEVVVPGDGTSRWTITHSADVAVGLVGLLGREEAIGEAFHITGDEAPSWDQIFRAMARAAGVDEPRLVHVASDAIAAADPELGAGILGDKAHTMIFDNSKIRRLVPQFSPRIPFAQGAREIVAWHDADPARRVVDPQFEALTERLLEAYRPRPL encoded by the coding sequence ATGGCACTGCGCGCGTTGTTCATCGGCGGGACCGGCATCATCAGCACGGAGGCGGCCCGGCGGGCGGTCGCCGAGGGCGTCGAGGTCACTCTGCTCAACCGGGGGCGGTCGTCGACGCGGGCGGTGCCCGACGGTGCTCGCGTGCTGCACGCCGACGTCCGGGACCCGGAGTCCGTGCGCGCCGCGCTGGGTGACCTGGAGTTCGACGCCGTCGTGGAGTTCACGGCGTTCACCCCCGAGCACGTCCAGGCCGACCTCGACCTGTTCACCGGCCGCACCGGGCAGTACGTGTTCATCAGCTCCGCGTCGGCCTACCAGACGCCTCCGACGCACCTGCCCGTCGTCGAGTCGACGCCGCTGCGCAACCCGTTCTGGCAGTACTCCCGGAACAAGATCGCGTGCGAGGACCTGCTCGTCCGCGCGTACCGCGACACCGGCCTGCCGATGACGATCGTGCGCCCGTCGCACACCTACGACGCCACGCTCGTCCCGATGGACGGGGGCTGGACGGTCGTCGACCGGATGCGCCGCGGCCTGGAGGTCGTCGTGCCCGGGGACGGGACGTCGCGGTGGACGATCACGCACAGCGCCGACGTCGCGGTGGGGCTGGTCGGGCTGCTGGGGCGCGAGGAGGCGATCGGCGAGGCGTTCCACATCACCGGCGACGAGGCGCCGTCGTGGGACCAGATCTTCCGCGCGATGGCCCGGGCTGCCGGCGTCGACGAGCCGCGGCTCGTGCACGTCGCGTCCGACGCGATCGCTGCCGCCGACCCCGAGCTCGGCGCCGGGATCCTCGGCGACAAGGCGCACACGATGATCTTCGACAACTCGAAGATCCGGCGGCTGGTCCCGCAGTTCTCGCCCCGCATCCCGTTCGCGCAGGGCGCCCGCGAGATCGTCGCCTGGCACGACGCCGACCCCGCGCGCCGGGTGGTCGACCCGCAGTTCGAGGCCCTCACGGAGCGCCTGCTGGAGGCCTACCGACCCCGCCCCCTGTGA
- a CDS encoding MarR family winged helix-turn-helix transcriptional regulator — MSSPNGDRIRRAFQGALVNAVLGNERIARELDLLVTDLQTLHLLVLREDVRTPKQLSRTTGLPTSTVTRVLDRLESAGYVRRVRDPQDRRRINIELVAEMIEPIIGRYDQYTQSLERTDAEFSEDELGVVARYLERTASTF, encoded by the coding sequence ATGTCGAGCCCGAACGGCGACCGGATCCGCAGGGCGTTCCAGGGCGCGCTGGTGAACGCGGTCCTCGGGAACGAGCGCATCGCGCGCGAGCTCGACCTGCTCGTCACCGACCTCCAGACGCTGCACCTGCTCGTGCTGCGTGAGGACGTCCGCACGCCCAAGCAGCTCAGCCGGACCACGGGACTGCCGACGAGCACCGTGACACGCGTGCTCGACCGCCTGGAGTCCGCGGGCTACGTCCGCCGTGTGCGCGACCCCCAGGACCGGCGCCGCATCAACATCGAGCTCGTCGCCGAGATGATCGAGCCGATCATCGGCCGCTACGACCAGTACACGCAGAGCCTCGAACGGACGGACGCCGAGTTCAGCGAGGACGAGCTCGGGGTCGTCGCCCGCTACCTCGAACGGACTGCTTCCACCTTCTGA
- a CDS encoding DUF2510 domain-containing protein, giving the protein MSTPAAGFYPDPTPGAAPGQMRYFDGTSWTEQVQAAPPAAPWAGAPAPQADAVAPAAPLAGGQPPKRRVGRVIAIVLGSVVALFVLMIAFGAALGGSSDTNDVGATPSAEADAPRPSPEEEPAAEAEALPAQSAAGMTCDALIPEVIALSASEKSGLVPQIIAIYDPVVAVDNMQAYTDRNLPIPAGQHQVSVLTCTGTASASDLNDYPITFSALVDANDQLFVSYEDVS; this is encoded by the coding sequence ATGAGCACGCCAGCAGCCGGCTTCTACCCGGATCCCACCCCCGGCGCAGCCCCCGGGCAGATGCGGTACTTCGACGGGACGAGCTGGACAGAGCAGGTGCAGGCGGCTCCGCCCGCAGCGCCGTGGGCGGGAGCTCCGGCGCCGCAGGCCGACGCGGTTGCCCCTGCGGCCCCTCTCGCGGGCGGGCAGCCGCCCAAGCGCCGCGTCGGACGGGTCATCGCCATCGTTCTCGGCTCCGTGGTAGCACTCTTTGTCCTCATGATCGCGTTTGGCGCGGCCCTGGGCGGCTCGTCGGACACCAACGACGTAGGAGCTACCCCCTCAGCCGAGGCTGATGCTCCTCGCCCGTCTCCGGAGGAGGAGCCGGCCGCTGAGGCAGAGGCACTTCCCGCGCAGTCGGCAGCGGGAATGACCTGTGATGCCCTCATCCCCGAGGTCATCGCGCTGTCCGCCTCGGAGAAGAGCGGGTTGGTACCGCAGATCATCGCGATCTACGACCCCGTCGTCGCGGTGGACAACATGCAGGCATACACGGACCGCAACCTCCCCATTCCCGCTGGGCAGCACCAGGTCTCCGTGCTGACGTGCACGGGAACGGCGTCGGCGTCGGACCTCAACGACTACCCGATCACCTTCTCTGCCCTGGTCGACGCCAACGACCAGTTGTTCGTCTCCTACGAGGACGTGTCCTGA
- a CDS encoding fasciclin domain-containing protein, giving the protein MRIRRLAASLAVTALAGGAVVGLAPAASAAGTTSLASVLAADGAGFDRNWYDYDIVDNAVTAVLAAKPGSPVAVLADGTVPLTAFLPNDRAFQVLTQDLTHRWYGSEEKVFGALAQAVGIDAIEQVLLYHVVPGATIDSATALASDGAALTTAQGGTFTVDVLSKRIPLVVLRDADRNDVNPLLVRSQLDINVGNAQIAHGISFVLRPLDL; this is encoded by the coding sequence ATGAGGATCCGTCGTCTCGCAGCATCCCTGGCCGTCACCGCCCTCGCCGGCGGCGCAGTCGTCGGGCTCGCACCCGCCGCGTCCGCCGCCGGCACCACCAGCCTCGCCTCGGTGCTCGCCGCCGACGGCGCGGGGTTCGACCGCAACTGGTACGACTACGACATCGTCGACAACGCAGTGACTGCCGTGCTCGCCGCCAAGCCCGGCAGCCCGGTCGCCGTGCTCGCGGACGGCACGGTCCCGCTCACCGCGTTCCTGCCGAACGACCGCGCGTTCCAGGTGCTCACGCAGGACCTGACGCACCGCTGGTACGGCTCGGAGGAGAAGGTGTTCGGGGCCCTCGCGCAGGCGGTGGGCATCGACGCGATCGAGCAGGTGCTGCTCTACCACGTCGTGCCCGGCGCCACGATCGACTCCGCCACCGCGCTGGCCTCCGACGGGGCCGCGCTGACCACCGCCCAGGGCGGCACCTTCACGGTCGACGTCCTGTCGAAGCGGATCCCGCTCGTCGTGCTGCGCGACGCCGACCGCAACGACGTGAACCCGCTGCTGGTGCGCAGCCAGCTCGACATCAACGTCGGCAACGCGCAGATCGCGCACGGGATCTCGTTCGTCCTGCGTCCGCTCGACCTGTGA
- a CDS encoding histidine phosphatase family protein, with amino-acid sequence MWPSLQSVYLARHGQTEWNVQHRWQGQLDSPLTDLGRVQAQTVASLVADEPVDAVFCSPQGRAAATAQVCGDRLGLPVTPLDELAELHHGSMAGMTLPEMEHAFPGELARRGEDKYRWQFPGGESYEDAVPRAAQALARVASSGAQHPLLVSHEMIGRLLLHHLRRVDIATALAGSHPQGVVYRVQVATGTLTTLGEPASLPPR; translated from the coding sequence ATGTGGCCTTCCCTGCAGTCGGTGTACCTGGCGCGGCACGGCCAGACGGAGTGGAACGTCCAGCATCGCTGGCAGGGCCAGCTCGACTCACCGCTGACGGACCTCGGGCGCGTGCAGGCGCAGACGGTGGCCTCGCTGGTCGCGGACGAGCCTGTCGACGCCGTCTTCTGCAGCCCGCAGGGACGGGCGGCGGCAACGGCGCAGGTGTGCGGTGACCGGCTCGGGCTGCCCGTGACCCCGCTGGACGAGCTCGCGGAACTGCACCACGGGTCGATGGCCGGGATGACGCTGCCGGAGATGGAGCACGCGTTCCCCGGCGAGCTCGCCCGGCGCGGCGAGGACAAGTACCGCTGGCAGTTCCCCGGCGGCGAGAGCTACGAGGACGCCGTCCCGCGCGCGGCGCAGGCCCTGGCCCGCGTCGCGTCGTCCGGCGCGCAGCATCCGCTGCTGGTCTCCCACGAGATGATCGGCAGGTTGCTCCTGCACCACCTGCGACGGGTCGACATCGCGACCGCTCTGGCGGGCAGCCACCCGCAGGGCGTGGTGTACCGGGTGCAGGTCGCGACCGGGACCCTGACCACGCTCGGCGAGCCCGCCAGCCTGCCCCCGCGCTGA
- a CDS encoding Rieske (2Fe-2S) protein: MSGPPAPRVTTAGGGGPHVVGPLSEIPLGEGRAYAVGGRQVAVFRLRSGALRALDAVCPHRGGPLADGQIDADVVVCPLHAHVFDLGSGACGSGQSDVASYAVHLEGDQVVVVLPV, translated from the coding sequence GTGAGCGGACCACCCGCACCGCGCGTCACGACCGCCGGCGGCGGCGGGCCACATGTGGTGGGACCGCTGTCCGAGATCCCGCTCGGCGAGGGACGCGCCTACGCGGTCGGCGGTCGGCAGGTGGCGGTCTTCCGACTGCGCAGCGGCGCCCTGCGCGCGCTCGACGCGGTGTGCCCGCACCGGGGCGGTCCGCTGGCCGACGGGCAGATCGACGCCGACGTCGTCGTCTGCCCGCTGCATGCGCACGTCTTCGACCTGGGCAGCGGTGCATGCGGCTCCGGGCAGAGCGACGTGGCGTCCTACGCGGTCCACCTCGAGGGCGACCAGGTGGTCGTGGTACTGCCCGTCTAG
- a CDS encoding YciI family protein, which produces MTQYAIYFHQQWVGDHPAEWFRSRVEPSTAVVRDMEAAGVLVFAGGLEEDLADAFSADATSGTLSITDGPYAETVEQLGGITIIDVPDLETAKLWAGRVAEGCGWPQEVRVIR; this is translated from the coding sequence ATGACGCAGTACGCCATCTACTTCCACCAGCAGTGGGTGGGCGACCACCCGGCCGAGTGGTTCCGGAGCCGCGTGGAGCCCAGCACGGCGGTCGTCCGTGACATGGAGGCCGCCGGCGTCCTGGTCTTCGCCGGTGGGCTCGAGGAGGACCTGGCCGACGCGTTCAGCGCCGACGCGACGAGCGGGACCCTGTCGATCACCGACGGTCCCTACGCCGAGACCGTCGAGCAGCTGGGCGGGATCACGATCATCGACGTGCCCGACCTGGAGACGGCCAAGCTGTGGGCGGGCAGGGTCGCCGAGGGGTGCGGCTGGCCCCAGGAGGTCCGCGTCATCCGGTAG
- a CDS encoding nitroreductase/quinone reductase family protein has product MSDTGTLPRWLKPANRLVKLLHRVGVPLGTIHIITIPGRTTGEPRSTPVSPLIVDGRRYVIAGLADSSWARNARAAGHGRLTRGRAHEDVDLVEVTDPAVRRRVMAAFPTEVPHGVQFFIRLGIVEGAEPAQFAAAADEVAVFETRPAVHRPAAAHP; this is encoded by the coding sequence ATGTCCGACACCGGCACCTTGCCCAGATGGTTGAAGCCCGCCAACCGCCTCGTGAAGCTCCTGCACCGGGTCGGCGTGCCCCTCGGGACCATCCACATCATCACGATCCCCGGCCGCACCACCGGCGAACCGCGGTCGACGCCCGTCTCACCGCTCATCGTCGACGGTCGCCGCTACGTCATCGCCGGGCTCGCCGACTCGAGCTGGGCCAGGAACGCCCGCGCCGCCGGTCACGGTCGCCTCACGCGAGGACGCGCGCACGAGGACGTCGACCTGGTCGAGGTCACCGACCCCGCCGTTCGCAGGCGCGTCATGGCCGCCTTCCCGACCGAGGTGCCCCACGGCGTCCAGTTCTTCATCCGCCTCGGAATCGTCGAGGGCGCCGAACCTGCCCAGTTCGCCGCAGCCGCCGACGAGGTCGCCGTCTTCGAGACGCGTCCCGCCGTACACCGGCCCGCCGCGGCGCATCCCTGA
- a CDS encoding VOC family protein produces the protein MATLGHGKICHVELPADDPQKAAEFYARVFGWKVRAEHGTYFFEDSTDEVSGHWVPHREPTPPGMLVYIWVDDLAAAVLRVRAEGCEIVQPVGGDPGELTARFRDPGGSVVGLYQEPRTPADERSDPAR, from the coding sequence ATGGCCACCCTGGGCCACGGCAAGATCTGCCACGTCGAGCTGCCGGCGGACGACCCGCAGAAGGCCGCAGAGTTCTACGCCCGCGTCTTCGGCTGGAAGGTGCGCGCCGAGCACGGCACCTACTTCTTCGAGGACTCGACCGACGAGGTCAGCGGCCACTGGGTCCCCCACCGCGAGCCGACCCCGCCCGGGATGCTCGTGTACATCTGGGTCGATGACCTTGCCGCGGCCGTCCTGCGCGTCAGGGCCGAGGGGTGCGAGATCGTCCAGCCGGTCGGAGGGGATCCGGGTGAGCTGACCGCTCGATTCCGCGACCCCGGTGGGAGCGTCGTGGGCCTCTATCAGGAACCCCGGACGCCCGCAGACGAGCGATCGGATCCCGCGCGCTGA